The following are from one region of the Neurospora crassa OR74A linkage group III, whole genome shotgun sequence genome:
- a CDS encoding ATP-dependent RNA helicase mrh-4, with product MWKTARDSVCLICRSAATTTTSTSARASLEPWAGQRTFSTRREQRPSRMVLSDRVARPPPVRGPGEGNKKPRNKPDGPWAGMNRRVANIDPRKAPKPKPVEEDSRRDKRDKNTKGQKALKMQRALATISYGQRTSIKERMQEIQAFDQFDLLPVVKEAIAQEALKGMTEIKPTPVQRLAIPALLGQPMGRKPRRPKSDNGREEFLLAAETGSGKTLAYLVPAVNAIKKGDADDELVASYNERLAAEKERRGGAPVSEWIEKFEPHPNTARPRVVVLVPTAELVDQVTSVAKKLAHYTKFKVRPLSASISPLRNQRNLYSPIGVDMIVSTPHLLATIAKSDPNVLSRVSHLVIDEADSLLDRSFSGDTTSIVDRAMPSLKQLILCSATIPRRLDTYMEEQFPYINRITTPNLHAIPRRVQLGVIDVSKDPYRNNKMLACADAIWSIGKEAAKHEGPKSEIDVKRIMVFVNERETTQQVADYLVSKGIDAIALHRDTEEHRKSEMLASFTSNEPMKISRPADDDVAAAAAEGGKAGGAVSSSPTRRHLPNTKVIVATDLASRGIDTLAVRYVVLYDVPHTTIDFIHRLGRAGRMNRRGRGIVLVGKDDRRDVVAEVKESMFMGQALV from the coding sequence ATGTGGAAGACAGCGAGGGACTCGGTGTGCCTCATCTGCCGCTCGGCCGCAACGACAACCACATCGACATCAGCAAGAGCAAGCCTCGAACCATGGGCCGGCCAGAGAACGTTTTCGACACGGCGCGAGCAGCGCCCTTCGCGCATGGTGTTGTCCGATCGTGTTGCCCGACCACCGCCAGTACGGGGCCCCGGCGAGGGCAACAAGAAGCCCCGGAACAAACCTGATGGCCCCTGGGCGGGCATGAACCGACGAGTTGCAAACATCGACCCGCGCAAAGCACCCAAACCGAAACCGGTAGAGGAGGACAGCAGGAGAGACAAAAGGGATAAGAATACCAAGGGACAAAAGGCACTGAAGATGCAACGCGCGCTCGCGACCATCAGCTACGGACAAAGAACAAGCATCAAGGAACGAATGCAGGAAATCCAGGCTTTCGACCAGTTCGACCTGCTGCCGGTGGTGAAGGAGGCTATTGCGCAGGAGGCGCTCAAAGGCATGACGGAAATCAAGCCCACGCCCGTACAGAGATTGGCTATCCCGGCTCTGCTAGGGCAGCCGATGGGAAGGAAGCCAAGGCGACCAAAATCGGACAACGGCAGGGAGGAGTTCCTTTTGGCTGCCGAGACGGGATCTGGCAAGACGTTGGCATATCTGGTTCCCGCGGTCAACGCTATAAAGAAGGgcgatgctgatgatgagttGGTCGCCTCCTACAACGAGCGTTTGGCGGCTGAGAAGGAACGACGTGGAGGAGCCCCGGTGTCCGAGTGGATTGAGAAGTTCGAGCCTCACCCCAACACAGCCCGGCCTCGTGTGGTTGTCCTGGTGCCTACGGCCGAGCTGGTCGACCAGGTCACCAGCGTTGCCAAGAAGCTCGCTCACTACACCAAATTCAAGGTACGACCTCTGTCCGCCAGCATCAGCCCGCTCAGGAACCAGCGCAACCTGTACAGCCCCATCGGCGTGGACATGATCGTTTCGACCCCTCACCTGCTCGCCACCATCGCCAAGTCGGATCCCAACGTTTTGTCCCGCGTGAGCCACCTCGTCATTGATGAGGCCGACTCCCTGCTCGACCGCAGTTTCTCGGGCGACACCACCAGCATCGTGGACCGCGCCATGCCCTCGCTCAAGCAGCTCATCCTCTGCTCGGCCACCATCCCTCGCCGCCTGGACACCTACATGGAGGAGCAATTCCCCTACATCAACCGCATCACCACTCCCAACTTGCACGCCATTCCCCGCCGTGTCCAGCTCGGCGTGATCGACGTGTCCAAGGACCCGTATCGCAACAACAAGATGCTCGCCTGCGCCGACGCCATCTGGTCCATCGGCAAGGAGGCCGCCAAGCACGAGGGCCCCAAGAGCGAGATCGACGTTAAGCGCATCATGGTCTTTGTCAACGAGCGCGAGACCACCCAGCAGGTGGCCGATTACCTTGTGTCCAAGGGCATCGACGCCATCGCTCTTCACCGTGACACGGAGGAGCACCGCAAGTCGGAGATGCTGGCTTCTTTTACGTCGAACGAGCCAATGAAGATCAGCAGGcctgctgatgatgatgttgctgccgctgctgctgaaggAGGCAAAGCCGGTGGTGCCGTGAGCAGCAGCCCTACCAGGAGGCATCTGCCGAATACCAAGGTCATTGTGGCGACGGATCTGGCGTCTAGAGGTATCGATACCCTCGCCGTGCGCTATGTGGTGTTGTACGATGTGCCGCATACGACTATCGACTTCATCCACAGGCTGGGCCGCGCTGGTCGCATGAATCGCCGTGGTAGGGGTATCGTGTTGGTGGGCAAGGATGATAGGAGAGATGTCGTTGCCGAGGTTAAGGAGAGCATGTTTATGGGTCAGGCCCTTGTTTAG